From the genome of Desulfurella sp.:
AAACTTCCTTTAAAAAAAGAGAAAAAGAAGATTTATATTGCAGATCTTGAGGCAATGATAGATATGATTGTAAAAAAAGATAAAATTTATTATATTGCTGAGATTAAAAAATCATCCAGAACTTTAGCAAGCGGAATTCTTCAGCTCAAATATTACATGTATCTTCTTAAAAATAAAAAAGGTATTGAAATAGAA
Proteins encoded in this window:
- a CDS encoding Dna2/Cas4 domain-containing protein, which codes for MIKLPLKKEKKKIYIADLEAMIDMIVKKDKIYYIAEIKKSSRTLASGILQLKYYMYLLKNKKGIEIE